A single window of Myxococcota bacterium DNA harbors:
- a CDS encoding SDR family oxidoreductase, producing MTEHVVIAGATGVVGYSALRHFARRGDCAVTGLSRRAPLETPGARLRSVDLTDRAACQTLAAELRDATQLVFSALYEKPGLYTGWLEADQIDTNRRMFENLLDSLDAAAPRLRHVTLLQGTKAYGAHVRPIPLPAREDRDEARDVANFYWEQEDHLRARQSGRAWGFTILRPQIVFGISLGSAMNLIPALGVYAALRRERGEPLAYPGGEGSVIEAVDADLLARAIAWAAESPQARNQIFNVTNGDVFTWANVWPAIADALGMKLGPPEPQRLGESMPARAQEWDAIRAKYGLRSPGLHEFVGESFHYADFVMAYGAQFRTPPAIVSTVKLRQAGFGEVMDTEAMFRKWFALLREQRLLP from the coding sequence GTGACGGAGCACGTAGTGATCGCCGGGGCCACCGGCGTGGTCGGCTATTCGGCGCTGAGACACTTCGCACGCCGCGGAGACTGCGCCGTGACGGGACTCTCGCGGCGCGCGCCGCTCGAGACGCCCGGAGCCCGGTTGCGCTCCGTCGACCTCACGGACCGCGCGGCGTGCCAGACGCTGGCAGCCGAGCTTCGCGACGCGACTCAGCTCGTCTTCTCCGCGCTCTACGAGAAGCCGGGTCTCTACACCGGCTGGCTGGAGGCAGACCAGATCGACACGAACCGGCGCATGTTCGAGAACCTGCTCGACTCACTCGACGCCGCAGCGCCGCGGCTGCGCCACGTCACCTTGCTGCAGGGCACCAAGGCCTACGGCGCGCACGTGCGGCCGATCCCGCTGCCCGCGCGCGAGGATCGGGACGAGGCGCGCGACGTCGCGAACTTCTACTGGGAGCAGGAGGACCACCTGCGCGCGCGGCAATCGGGCCGCGCGTGGGGCTTCACGATCCTGCGGCCGCAGATCGTGTTCGGAATCTCGCTCGGATCGGCCATGAACCTGATTCCCGCGCTCGGTGTCTACGCCGCGCTGCGGCGCGAGCGCGGGGAGCCGCTCGCGTATCCCGGCGGTGAGGGGTCGGTCATCGAGGCGGTCGATGCGGACTTGCTCGCGCGCGCCATCGCCTGGGCGGCCGAGTCACCACAGGCGCGCAACCAGATCTTCAACGTGACCAACGGCGACGTCTTCACCTGGGCGAACGTGTGGCCGGCGATCGCCGACGCGCTCGGCATGAAGCTCGGCCCGCCGGAGCCGCAGCGGCTGGGCGAGAGCATGCCGGCGCGAGCCCAGGAGTGGGATGCGATTCGCGCCAAGTACGGGCTGCGCTCGCCGGGCCTGCACGAGTTCGTCGGTGAGTCCTTCCACTACGCCGACTTCGTCATGGCCTACGGCGCGCAGTTCCGCACGCCGCCGGCGATCGTCTCGACGGTCAAGCTGCGCCAGGCGGGCTTCGGCGAGGTGATGGATACCGAGGCCATGTTCCGCAAGTGGTTCGCGCTCCTGCGCGAGCAGCGCCTGCTGCCCTAG
- a CDS encoding RedB protein, with protein sequence MSARSPSWSTLGLGLAAVLWVLTVGGGFVAMLVYKSTPGIAAAPPASWPEASRIEPAHDKPTLVMFAHPKCTCTRASLHELGELLARVDEPARVVVAFVLPDGTGEDWNDTDLWHSAEAIPGVTVVADHGSREANLFASRTSGTALLYDAGGRLEFAGGITSMRGHEGDSLGQERMVALLNGHAADRPTSPVFGCDLGAEPKDQGGKP encoded by the coding sequence ATGAGCGCTCGCAGCCCGTCGTGGTCGACGCTCGGTCTCGGGTTGGCGGCGGTGCTCTGGGTGCTCACGGTAGGGGGCGGGTTCGTGGCGATGCTGGTCTACAAGAGCACGCCGGGGATCGCGGCCGCGCCACCCGCGAGCTGGCCCGAGGCGAGCCGGATCGAGCCCGCGCACGACAAGCCGACGCTCGTGATGTTCGCGCACCCGAAGTGCACCTGTACGCGCGCCAGCCTTCACGAGCTCGGCGAGCTGCTCGCGCGCGTCGACGAGCCGGCGCGCGTGGTCGTCGCCTTCGTCCTTCCCGACGGTACGGGCGAGGACTGGAACGACACCGATCTGTGGCACAGCGCGGAAGCGATCCCGGGAGTGACCGTCGTGGCCGACCACGGCTCGCGCGAGGCGAACCTCTTCGCGTCGCGCACTTCGGGAACCGCGCTTCTGTACGACGCCGGGGGCCGGCTCGAGTTCGCCGGCGGCATCACGTCCATGCGGGGTCACGAAGGCGACAGCCTCGGCCAGGAACGCATGGTGGCACTGTTGAACGGCCACGCGGCCGACCGGCCCACGAGCCCGGTGTTCGGCTGCGACCTCGGAGCCGAGCCCAAAGACCAAGGAGGGAAGCCATG